A single region of the Triticum dicoccoides isolate Atlit2015 ecotype Zavitan chromosome 2B, WEW_v2.0, whole genome shotgun sequence genome encodes:
- the LOC119361018 gene encoding putative serpin-Z8 — MTATRKPTTKARTVSCSRHVGTGLSKKARSTEASSSAASPSSLLPTLRRRRRLPVSTASASWAAAAAAAAAAAASSVAMASRSIVSGYQSPTDHGKEPRFWFLDRFSMCIFLPDALDGLPGLVDMIASQPADFLEKHLPGEKIDVREFRVPKFKLSFHDSVVAILKKLGLQLSFSDQADLSDMVEDDESGLPLVLNDVIHKAVIEVNEEGTIAAAVSIEEMLFGGCNFMRPPPPRVDFVADHPFAYLIVEETTGAVVFAGHVLDPSIES; from the exons ATGACGGCGACGAGGAAGCCCACCACGAAGGCGCGCACTGTCAGCTGCTCCCGCCACGTCGGCACCGGCTTGTCCAAGAAGGCCCGCTCCACGgaggcctcctcctccgccgcctccccgtcgTCATTGCTCCCGACGTTGCGGCGCCGGAGGAGGTTGCCCGTCTCCACCGCGTCGGCGTCGTGGGCTGCGGCggccgctgctgctgccgcggcTGCGGCGTCGTCCGTCGCCATGGCTTCTCGATCGATCGTCTCGGGCTAC CAATCTCCAACGGATCACGGAAAAGAACCGCGATTCTGGTTTCTCGATCGATTTTCTATGTGCATCTTCCTTCCGGATGCCCTCGACGGCTTGCCGGGCCTGGTTGACATGATAGCATCCCAGCCTGCTGACTTCTTGGAAAAGCACCTGCCGGGGGAGAAGATCGATGTTAGGGAGTTCCGGGTGCCCAAGTTCAAGCTCTCCTTCCATGACAGTGTCGTCGCCATCCTCAAGAAGCTGGGGCTTCAGTTGTCGTTCAGTGATCAAGCCGATTTGTCTGACATGGTGGAGGATGATGAATCTGGCTTGCCATTGGTCTTGAACGACGTAATCCACAAGGCGGTCATCGAGGTAAACGAAGAAGGCACCATAGCCGCGGCTGTGTCCATAGAAGAAATGTTATTCGGTGGTTGTAATTTCATGCGTCCGCCACCTCCTCGAGTAGATTTTGTAGCCGACCATCCGTTTGCGTACTTAATAGTGGAGGAGACAACCGGCGCAGTTGTCTTTGCAGGGCATGTCCTTGACCCCTCCATTGAGAGCTAG